CCTGACGATCATCGCGATCGGCCTGGTGTCGTTCCTGGCGATCCACCTGCTGTTGACGCGAACCGACGCCGGGATCGCGATGCGCGCCACCAGCGACAACGAGAAGCTCTCGACGATCTCCGGCATCTACACGGACAAGATCCGGCGCAACGTCTGGCTCCTCTCGTCGGGACTGGCCGGTCTCTCGGGCTTCATGCTCGCGACGTCGACCGCGGCGACGCCGCTGACCGGGTTCCACCAGATCCTGCTGGTCCTGTCGGCCGCCATCCTCGGCGGTGCCGGCAGCGCCTACGGGGCCATCGCCGGCGCCTACATCATCGGGCTGACGGTCACGCTGGCGGGGTCGTACCTGCCGGGTGAGTTCGCGAACCTGGGGACGATGTTCGCCTTCGTCATCCTGATCGTGGTGCTCCTGATCCGCCCGACCGGCATCGCGGACGTGGAGGAGGCATAACAATGAGTGAACTCACAGCCAAAATCTCGGAACTCTGGACGGAATCGCCCCTCAACTACCTGCGTGTCGGAGCGTTAGTCACGATCCTCTCTGTCGTCTACCTGTTCTCCGGGCTCCAGGCGGGCTACCCCGGATGGGTCCTGCTGGTGTTCAACGTCCTCATCGTCAACTTCGTCCTCTACGGCATCCTGCTGTTGGGCCTCAACCTCCAGTACGGGTACGCCGGCATCGTGAACTTCGGACCGGTGTTGTTCTTCGCGCTGGGCGCGTACACGGTCGCGCTCGTCAGCGCCGAGAGCACGTTCAGCGACCTCGGCATGGGCATGCCGTGGTACGTCGGCGTGGCCGCTGCGCTCGTCGTCGTCCTCGTCGTGGCGTTCATCCTCAGCCTCAGCACCATCCAGCTCCGCGGCGACTACCTGGCCGTCGTCACGCTCGCTGGTGCGGAGATCTTCCACGAGATGGCCGCGGGACTGCCGGCGACCCTGGGCGGCAACCAGGGTATCCCCGGCATCCCCCGGATCTTCCACGACATCGCCCCAGACGCGTTCACGGCCGGTCTGGCCGCGTTCGGCGCACTCACGGGGTTACTGATAATCAGCTACGCCGTCATGCAACGGCTCGGCGAGTCGCCGTTCGGTCGGGTGCTCCGCGGCATCCGCGACGACGAGACGGCCGTCGAGTTCCTGGGGAAGGACATCTTCTCCTACAAGATCAAGACGTTCCTCATCGGGTCGGTCCCGATGGGACTCGCGGGCGCGTTCCTCGGGCTGATCAACGGCGGCGTCGCTCCCGGGTTCATCACGATCGACGTGACGGTGCTCGTCTGGGTCGGGATGCTCATCGGCGGCGCGGGCAGCAACAGGGGCGCGCTGGTGGGACTGCTCATCATCTCGTCGTTCCAGCTGTTCACCCGCTTTGCGAACCAGTCGATCCCGGTCGGCTCCAACACGTTCGCGTCACTGCGACTGATGGCCGTCGGACTCCTGATGATCCTCATCATCGTGTACCGGCCACAGGGGCTCTTCGGTGACCCCGACAAGCTGGAGGTGGATGCATGACTCTGTTCGAGACCAACGACATCGAGAAGTCGTTCGGGGGCCTCCAGGCCCTCGACGGCGTCGACGTATCGATCGACGAGGGCGAACTCGTCGGACTCATCGGGCCGAACGGGGCCGGCAAGACCACGTACTTCAACTGCGTGACCGGGCTCCTCGACGCCGACGACGGCACGGTCAGGTTCGACGGGCAGGACGTCACGGACATGGACTCCGCGGAACTCGCGCGTGAGGGCATGGTCCGGACGTTCCAGCTGTCGCGGACGCTCAAGACGATGACCGCTCTCGAGAACGTCCAAATCGCGGCGATGGATCACCCCGGTGAGAACGCCTGGACCGCGTTCCGCCAGAGCGACGACCTGTACGAGGCCGAGGCGGAGATCACCGAACGGGCCGAGGAACTGCTCGATCGCTTCGACCTCGGCCACCACAAGGACACCTACGGGGGCAAGCTCTCCGGCGGTGACCGGAAGATCCTCGAGATCTGCCGGGGGCTGATGCTCGATCCGAAGCTGTTCCTGCTCGACGAACCGTTCGCCGGCGTCAACGAGGCGACGGTCGAGGAGATCTCCGATTACATCAGGGAGCTCAACGACGAGGGGATGACGTTCGTCATCATCGAGCACGGCCTGCGCGAGCTTGTCCAGCTCGTCGACCGCCTCATCGTACTGCACGAGGGCGCCGTCCTGGCCGACGGAGACCCGCACGACGTCGTCACCGACGAACAGGTCATCAACGTCTACATGGGGCAGGCCATGGACCTCGACGACGGCACCGAGAGCGAAGCGACCGACGCCTGACCGGCGTCCCCTTTACAGCGTCTGTTCGATTCCCACTCCTTCTTCGCGCGCCGTTCGATAGACGTGACCCGCCGTCACCACGTCCAGCACCGCCGACCCGACGCTCTCGACGACGACGATATCGTCGTCACGCTCCCGGCCGGCGGTCCCATCGAACGCCGCGGCGAGGGGCACGAGGTCCGACTCCTGCAGTGACGTGGCCGCCAGGTCGCCGATGGTCGCGACCTCCTCGGGGACGTCGGCGAACACGGCGGCCGCACGGTCGAAGACGCCCGGCTCGAGTTCCTGCATCGCTTCGTTGTACGCACCCACGGCGACGACGAGCGTTCCCGGGTCGAGGGCGTCCGCCGGGAAGACCGGGTCCGTGCTCGTCGTCGCCGTGACGACCACCGACGCCCCCGCCACGGCCTCGGCGGCCGAGTCGACGGCCGAGGCCGGCAGTCCCTCCGCCTCGAGCTCGTCGGCACAGTCGAAGCGGGAGTCGCTGGGCGAGTAGATCCGGACGTCCTCGACCTCGCTGACCGCGGCGATGGCCCGCGTCTGCCAGCGGGCCTGTGCGCCGGCGCCGATGACGCCCAGCCGCACCGGCTCGGAGGCGAATTCACGGACCGCGAGCGCGCCGATACAGCCCGTCCGCGCGTTCGTGATGCGCGTCCCGTCCATGAACGACAGCGGCACGCCCGTCCGGGCGTTCGAGAGGACGATCTGTGCGTTGAGCGTCGGTAACCCGCGGTCCTCGTTGCCCTCGTGGAGGCTGACGAGTTTGGTCGCGAAGACGTCGTCGCCGTGGACGTAGGCGGGCATCGCGATCCCCATACCGAGGGGATCGTCGGATTCGAGCCCCTGCCCGAGCGGATAGTGCGGACGATGCGGGCGCTCTGCCTCACCGGCTGCCTGTTTGACGAGCGCCGATTCGACGATCGGAACGAGTGCCCGGAGGTCGAGGACACGTTGGACGTCGTCGTCGGTTAGGAACAGTACCATGACAGATCGTCCGGACCCACGGTAGTTATGTGTTCCTCTCGGATGGCCCGACAGCGGTACACTTATTCCAATCCCCGGAAAAGAGAATTCCCAATGAAGGTAACGGTAGTAGGAGGCGGTATCGTCGGTCTCTCGTCAGCGTACTATCTCGCGCGTGGCGGTGCGGACGTCACGCTCTGCGAGAAGGGATCGCTCGGGATGGGAAGCACCGCTCGCTCCGCCGGCGGCATCCGGACGCAGTTCTCGACCGAGATCAACGTGGAACTGTCGCTGCGCTCCCTCGAGGTCTGGGACTCCTTCCACGAGCAGTTCGACGTCGATATCGCCCACAGGCGAAACGGTTACCTGTTCGTGACGGGCGACGAGGAGACCGCCGATCGGTGCCGGACGGACGTCGAGATGCAAAACGAACTCGGCGCCGAGAGTCGGTTCATCACGCCGGCGGAAGCCGAGGAACACTGTCCGGGGCTCGAGACCGACGGCCTCGTCGCGGCGACGTACAACGGTCAGGACGGGTTCGCCGACCCCAACCTCGCCATGCAGGGCTACGCCGGGGAGGCCCGGGAGGAGGGCGTCGACATCCGGACCAAGACGGCCGTCACAGACGTCCAGACAGACGGCGACGAGGTCACCGGCGTCGTGACGGACGAGGGCCGCATCGACGCGGACATCGTGGTCAACGCCGCCGGCGCCTGGTCCCAGGCCCTCGCCGACCTGGCGGACGTCGACTTGCCGATCAGCCCCCGGCGACGGCAGTTGGCCGTCGTCGACCCCCAGCGCAGTCTGTCGGACGACGTGCCGCTGACGATCAACCTCGACACGGGGTCGTACTTCCGGCCCGAGCGCGACGGTGCGGCCCTGGTCGGCGGCCACTTCGGCGACGACCCCGACGTCGATCCGGACCGGTACTCGGACTCGCTGGACATCGAGTGGGCGGCGACGGCCGTCGAGCACGCCGCGGAGTACACCGCCTACTTCGGGGACGATGCGCGGATCCGCCGGGGCTGGGCGGGCCTCTACGCCGTCACGCCCGACCACCATCCCATCATCGAGGAGACCGCGCCCGGGTTCGTCACCGCGGCGGGCTTCTCCGGCCACGGCTTCCAGCACGCCCCCGCGACCGGGAAGCTGGTCGCCGAACTCTGTTTCGACGGGGAGGCGTCGCTCGCGGACATCTCGTGTCTGTCGAGCAGCCGGTTCGAGGACGGAACCGGCATGATAGAACACAACGTCGCGTAGTTTTCCGGCCGTTCTCCGAGCCGTCTCAGGCGAAATCGATGCGGTAGTAGTCGGTGAACTTCACCAGGTCGTACTGGACGAGCTCCGTCGCCGTCGTCAGGTCCAGCCGACCCCGTCCGGTGTCGCCGGAGACGAGCGTGAAGAGCCGCTCTTTGGCGGTCTCGGAGAGTTCGTCGAAGTGCGCGACGCGAGCGTCCTCCGGAACCGTCTCGGGGCGGTGGATCCGGATCCGCGATTCGTTGTTACTGGCAGCCATGGTACTCGTATACGCGATTTACGATCTATTAAACGTTTGGTTCGAAAAACGACGGGAACGGCAGACCTGAGCGCTCGCGGCGGCGTTACTCCGACATCCACTCGCTGGCCTGGGGCTCCCGAGGATCGGTCGGGATCTCGACCAGAACGGGTTCGTCGGCGGCCAGCGCCGTCGAGAGTCGGTCTTCGAGGTCGCTCCCGGTCTCGGCGCGGAGGCTGCGCATGCCCATGCTCTCGGCCAGCGCGGTGAAGCTGATCGGTGAGTCCTCCCAGCCGTACACGCCGGTATCGAGGTCGTACGTCCGTTCCGCCTCCTCGGTGATGATGGCGTAGTCGTTGTTGTTGAGGACGAGGACGGTGATCGGCAGGTCCTCGGCGACGGCGGTGTGGAGTTCGTGGATGCACATCATCAGCCCGCCGTCGCCGGTCAGGACGACGACGTCCTCGTCGGGATTGGCCTGTTGCGCGCCGATACCGGACGGGAGTCCGGTGCCCATGGTCGCCCACGAGCCGGGGTTGACGTACTTGTCGGGCCCGTAGGACTCGAAGGTGTTGAGTCCCCAGACGCGGAACCCGCCGGCGTCGACCGCGACGGTCGCCTCGCGGGGGATCGTCTCCCGGGCCGTCCGGAGGACCTGGACCGACGTCAGCGGCGTCTCCTCGCCCAGCAGCGGTTCGATCCGCTCGTCCCTGGCCGACCGCAACCGCTCGGCGGTCGCTTCCCCGTCGGCCGGCTCCTGGTCGTCGGCCAGTCGGTCCTCGATCTTCCGCATCGCCTCGCCCCCGTCACCGATGACGGCCACGGCCGGGTCGTAGCCGGTGCCGAGGTCGTCGGGGTGGAGCGTGACGTGGACCAGTCGCTCCGGAACGTCGACGGACCACGACCGGGTGGCGACGGCGTCGAAGTCGGTTCCGACGCCCAGGGCCGCGTCCGCATCGCCGATGGCCGCAAGCAGTTCGGGGGTCGCGCTGCCCGAGAGCGTGCCGGCCGATAGCGGGTGGTCCTCGGGGATGACTCCCTTGCCCTTGTAGGTCGTGACGACGGGTGCGCCCAGCCGTTCGGCGAGCGAGCGCAGTTCGTCGCTCGCCCCGGACGACCGAACGCCGCCGCCGGCGAGGATCAGCGGCGCGTCGGCGTCGGCCAGCAGGTCCGTTGCGGCCTCGACGTCCTCGTCGGCGACCGACTCCAGGCAGTCCGTGTCGTAGTCACGAGCCTGCGAGAGCGGGACGTCCATCTTCAGGAAGTTCTTCGGGATGCCGATCCGGACCGGCCCCATCGGCGGTGTCCGGGCGATGGCGACGGCTCGGTCGACCTCCGAAGCGGTCGCCGAGGGACGCTCGACCAGGATGTTCTCCTTGACGACGTTGTCGTAGGTGTCCGGTGGCGTCTCGTGGATGCCGTCGCCGCCGCGGATCTCGGGCTCGGTCTCCACGGCGAAGTGGATCAACGGCGTACAGTCGTTGAGGGCGTTCTTCAGGCCGTTCATCGCGTTCATGTCGCCCGGTCCGGGCACGACGAATGTCGCGGCCATCCGGTCGCTGGTCTCGGCGTACCCCCACGCCTGATGGGTGACCGCGGTCTCGTGTCTGGCGACGACGAACTCGATCGCGTCGCTCTCGCCGATGGCCTGGTTCAGCGGGAGCGTCTGCTTTCCGGGAATCCCGAACACCGTATCGATCCCGTTGGCTACCAGCCGGTCGATGACCGCCTCGTTGATCAGCATGGCCTGGGATACTTGAGGGGCCTACTTAGTCCTACCTGTCCCTCGAACGAGAGTCCTGGCCCACCCATCGGAAACGTTAATCAGATCAGTCCTGTCAGTACGGACGATGCTAGATTACTTCGGCCTGGAGGCCGACCTCGGTGCGGAAGAGCGGATGATCCGGGACACGGCCCGCGAGTTCGTCGACGAGAATGTACGCCCCGACATCGGCGAGCACTGGATCGAGGGCACCTTCCCGAAAGACCTCATCCCCGAGATGGGCGAGATGGGCTTTTACGCCCCGAATCTGGAGGGCTACGGATCGCCCAACGTCAGCGAGACCGCCTACGGCCTCCTGATGCAGGAACTGGAAGCCTGTGACTCCGGTCTGCGCTCGATGGCGAGCGTCCAGGGCGCCCTCGTGATGTATCCGATCCACGCTTACGGCAGCGAGGAGCAGAAAGAGGAGTGGCTCCCCAAACTCGGGAGCGGTGAAGCGGTCGGCTGCTTCGGCCTCACAGAGCCCGAACACGGCTCGAACCCGACCGCGATGGAGACTCGCGCAGAAGAAGCCGACGGCGGCTACCTGCTCAACGGGTCGAAGACGTGGATCACGAACTCACCGATTTCGGACGTGGCGATCGTCTGGGCGCGTGATCGGACCGACCCGGATACCCCCGTCCGCGGGTTCCTCGTCGAGACCGATCGGGACGGCGTCTCGACCAACAAGATCACGGAGAAACTCTCGCTGCGAGCGTCCATCACGGGCGAGATCGGCCTCAACGACGTGTTCGTGCCCGAGGAGAACCTGCTGCCCGGCGCAGAGGGCATGGGCGGCCCGCTGGGCTGTCTGACCCAGGCCCGCTACGGCATCGCCTGGGGCGCTATCGGCGCCGCACGCGATAGCTTCGAGACCGCCCGGCAGTACGCCAAGGATCGCGATCAATTCGGAGGGCCCATCGGCCGGTTCCAGATCCAGCAGCAGAAGCTGGCGGAGATGGCCACCCAGATTACCCTGGCACAGCTGCTGGCACACCGACTCGCGGACCTCAAGGAACGCGGCGAGATGCGCCCGCAACACGTCTCGATGGCCAAACGCAACAACGTCCGGATGGCCCGCGACGAGTCCCGCGTCGCCCGCGAGATGCTCGGCGGCAACGGCATCACGGCGGACTACTCGCCGATGCGTCACATGGCGAACCTCGAGACGGTTTATACCTACGAGGGCACGCACGACATCCACACCCTCATCCTCGGCGAGGACCTGACCGGCTTCGCCGCCTACGAGTGACCGACGATGTCTGAACCGAACTCCACGACCGGCGGACCGCTGGACGGCGTAACCGTGCTCGACGCGTCACGGGTCCTCTCGGGCCCCTTCTGTACGATGCAGCTCGGCGACCTCGGTGCGGAGGTGGTCAAGATCGAGCGTCCCGACGGCGGCGACCAGACGCGCAGCTGGAGTCCGCCCGAGTACGGCGACTCCGGCGAGGCCGCCTACTACCTCAGCACCAACCGGAACAAGCGCTCGCTGACGCTCAACCTCGCGAGCGAGGACGGCCGCGACGTGTTTCGCGACCTGGCCGAGAAGGCCGACGTAGTGGTCGAGAACTTCCGCGTCGGCAAGATGGCCGAGTGGGACCTCGACTACGAGACCCTCTCGGCCGAGAACCCCGACCTGGTCTACTGCTCCATCTCCGGATACGGACAGGACGGCCCGCACAAGGACCGACCGGCCTACGACCTCATCATGCAGGCCGAGGGCGGCATGATGAGCATCACCGGCGAGCAGGGCCGCCCGCCCGTCCGCGTCGGCGTCGCGATCGCGGACATCGGCGCGGGGATGTACGCCGCCCAGTCCATCCTGGCCGCGCTCTTCCACCGCGAGTTCCAGGACGCCGGCGGCCAGTACATCGACGTCGCCCTCTTCGAGGCGATGGTCGCCTGGCAGACCTACATGGCCTCATACTACTTCGCCACGGGCGACCCGCCCGGGCGGATGGGGAGCAAACACCCGACCATCGCGCCCTACCAGGCCTTCCCGACGACCGATGGCTACATCGTGGTCGCCGTCCCGTCGCCGAACCTGTGGCCGCGCTTCTGTCGGGCCATCGACCGCGAGGACCTCGTCGAGGACCCGCGGTTCGAGACCAACGACGACCGCGTGACCAACCGCGAGGAACTCGACGCCATCCTCGAAGCCGAGTTCGAAGAGTACAGCACCGCGGCGGCGAAGGAACGCCTCGACGACCACGGCGTCCCGGCCAGCAGGGTCAACGACATGGCCGACGTGTTCGACCACCCGCAGGTCCTGGCACGCGGCATGCGACAGCAGGTCGATCACCCGACTGCGGACGAAGTCGAGATGCCCGGCAGCCCCATGAACCTGGGCGACACGCCGACGGGAATCGACCGTCACCCGCCGCTGCTCGGCGAACACACCGAGGAGATCCTCTCGGAATTCGGATTCGACGACGAAACCATCGCTCGCTTCCACGAGAACGGCGTCGTCTGACCCCGTCACTGCTCGCCCGTCCTTTGCAATCCGTTTCCCTCACGGAAGCTCCAGACCCGTTCTTCGAGGGGGAATCGCTGATCCGCGACACGGAACGAGGTTTTTGCCGCGATATCGTAACCGCCCAGAACGACAGTTTCGAGGCTTCTTCTCCCAATCCTTCGAGTCTCCAGTGCGGCGCCGGGGCCGTGTTTGGAAGAGTATACCAGGGTTCGGCCGTCGGTCGCAGATCACTAATCCCGTGTGTTCAGGGCGTAGAGCCCCGTAGTTTGCGTGTCCGCGATACGGAATCAGATTCGACCGTCGTCGGATCCGTAACCCCGTCAACCACACATGTTCGGACGTTTAAACGACTATGCGTGGGTTTCGCAGTAAACTTAGGCAAACGTAGCTACGGTTAAACCGTTTCTCATCGCGGAACAGTTAAGTGCGGAAGGGCGCTAGGACGGAACATGAAAGGAGGCGAGCAAGAAGGGATCAAGTCCAACGAGACGCTGTTCCAGTTGATCGAGACGCTCAAACAGCTCGACGGCGCCGGTGTCACCGAGCTAGCCACCCGGATGGACGTCTCGAAAAGCACGATCCACCGCCACCTCACGACGCTCGAGGACCACGAGTACGTGATCCGGGACGGCCAGGAGTTCCGGCTGAGCCTCAAGTTCCTCGAGTACGGTGGCTACGTTCGCCGGACCAACGAGATTGCCAAACAGATCCGCCCGCGGATCGAGGAGCTGGCCGACAAGACTGGCGAACTCTCGGCGTACGTGGTCGAAGAACACGGCCAGGGAGTGTTCGTCTTCCGCGGCATCGGGGACAACGCCGTCGGGACCGACGCCGGGGTCGGCAAGCGGTTTCACCTCCACTCGTTGGCGGCCGGAAAGGCGATGCTCGCCGAGCTCTCGCCCGAACGCGTCGACGAGATAATCGAGACCCACGGCCTTCCAGCGTACACGGACAACACCATCACCGAGGCCGACGAACTCCGCGAGGAACTCGACGCGATCCGCGACCGCGGGTTCGCGGTCGACCGCCAGGAGCACCTCATGGGCCTCCACGCCGTCGCAGCACCGGTGTACGGCCCGAACGACGAACTCCGTGGCGCGTTCAACGTCGCCGGCCCCAGCCACCGGATGAAAGGCGACTGGTTCACCGAGGAGATCCCGGAACTCCTGTTGGGCACCATCACCGAGTTCCAACTCGACATCACCTATGCCTGAGAGTGGTTCACAAGACTCCGTTCCGCTTTGCGGAACAGTTTCGGCTCCGGCACCTATTACAACACTAGCTTTGTAATCTTGGACCGGTTCACCGGGCCGAGTCCCGAGATCGTAGCCCGTCGGACGATTGCTGTTCCCTCCCTCTGCATCGGCTACGCACTCAATTTCGAGCAGTTATTCGGCTGTTTTTGACACTTACAGCAACTCTAAGCCGTATGCGGGGCAGCCCGTACATTCCGGCGTCCGACTTCCTCGGACGCGTATCCGACGCGGTTCCGTTATGAGGAACGCCGGATTTCGTCCCGACTGCCCAGTGGGAGCTAAACAGGAGGTTTATGCGGGTTCGAATCGATCACTGGACGAATGTCGATACTCAAGACCGAAGACGTGACCGAGGAGATTCGGCGACTGACGTTGAACCGTCCGGACTCGCTCAACGCACTCAGTAGAGCCCTCCTCTCGCGGATCGCCGAGGAGGTCCGCGCCGCCGACGGTGAGTACCGGGTGCTGATCCTGGAGGGGGCCGGTGACGCGTTCACCGCCGGCGCCGACCTCGACGAGGAGGAGGGCGCTGGCGACCTGTTCCAGGAGATAACCCGTGCCGTCCGGGAGTTCGAGGGCATCGTCATCGGGAAACTCCACGGCTGGGTCATCGGCGGCGGATTCGAGTGGACGCTCTCGTTCGACCTGCGCTACGCCCACTCGGACACGACGTTCAAGCTGACGGAGTCCGAGATCGGCGTGACGGTAACCAACGCCTCGACGCTGCTGCTCCCGCTGTACGTCGGTGCCGGGACGGCCCGCGAACTCGTCTACACGAGTCGCGAACTCCCCGCCGTGGAGGCAGAGCAACACGGGTTGCTCGCCGGTGTCTTCGACGACGCCGACGACCTCGAGGACAAAGTTATCGACGTCGCCACGGACATCGTGGAGAACAAGTCGGCGAACGCGCTGCGACTCAACAAACGCGCCATGGACCAGGCGTTCCCCGTCGAGGAGGTCCTCAAACGGGAAGAGTTGATCAACGAGTACTGCCACGACATCGAGGACATGGGGTGGTAGCCGGGCGGTAAGTGGTGGGCGACGCCGATTTCGGGTCCGGTGTCACGGCGACCGGCCCAGGGACTCTTCGGGAATTCGACTGGCCAACGTTTATACGGCCCCTCTTGGAAATGCGTGCAGGTACCAAATGACATCGGATTCAATCGATTACTACACGGGAAGCATCGAGGAGACGCACGCGGCCGCCCGCGAAGACGTACTGGCGCTGGGCGAGTTCGGTGCCTGGATCGGCGGCGAGGCGAGGACGGCCGCGGACGGCGAGGCGTTCGCGACGCTCGACCCCGTCGTCGGCGAGGAGATCTGCTCGGTGCCCCGGTGTACCGCGGCGGACGTCGACGCCGCCGTCGACGCCGCCCGGGACGCCTTCGACGGCGAGTGGGGCGCCTATTCGCCCCAGGAGCGGTCCAACGCGATCCTCTCGTGGGTGGACGCCCTGCGCGAGAACGTCGGCGACCTCGCGCTGATAGAGAGCCTCGACGGCGGCAAACCGCTGAATCACGCCCTGGTCGAGACGAAGTACGCCCTGGACTTCCTCGAGTACTACGGGAAGGTTATCCAGGCCGACGAGGGCATCACGGTCCCGACGGACGACGACATGCACGTCTACACCCGCCACGAACCCTACGGCGTGGTCGGGCTCGTGACGCCGTGGAACTTCCCGCTGACCATCTCGTTCTGGAAGGTCGGCCCGGCGCTGGCGGCGGGCAACGCCGCCGTCATCAAACCCGCGGAGCAGACGCCGCTCTCGCTCCTGTACGCCGCCGAGCTATCCAAAGGAATCCTCCCCGACGGCGCCCTGAACGTCGTCACCGGGTTCGGCGAGGAGGCCGGCGCGCCGCTGACCGAGCACGCGGGCGTCGGGAAGGTCTCGTTCACCGGCGAGGACGTCACCGGCAAGACGGTGATGAAGGCCGCCGCGGAGACCGTCAAACCCGTGACGCTGGAACTCGGCGGGAAGTCGCCGTACGTCGTCTTCCCCGACGCCGATATCGAGGAGGCCGTCCGCGACGTGGCCCACGGCATCTTCTACAACGCCGGCCAGTCCTGTGACGCCTGTTCGCGCGTGCTCGTCCACGAGGACGTCGCCGAGGAGTTCACCGAGGGACTCGTTGCGCGGGCCGAAGGGCTCACCCCGGGCGACACCCTGAAAGAAGGGACGACCGTCGGCCCCCTCATCTCCGAGGACCAGTTCGGGAAAGTCACCGATTACATCGGCGTCGGTGAAGGCGAGGGCGCGACGCTCGCGACCGGCGGCGCCGTCGACGACGGCGACCTCGCCGAGGGCTGGTTCGTCCGCCCGACGGTGCTCACCGACGTCGACAACGACATGCGGGTCGCCCAGGAGGAGATCTTCGGGCCGGTCGAGGTCGTCACGACCTTCGAGAGCTACGACGAGGCCATCGAACTGGCGAACGACGTGGAGTTCGGCCTGGCCGCCGGCGTCGCGACCGAGAACGCGACGCTGGCCCACCGGGCGGCCGCCGACATCGACGCCGGCAGCGTCTGGGTCAACGGCAACTACGCCACGCCCATCCCGGGTGGCCCCTTCGGCGGCTACAAGCAGTCCGGGATCGGCCGGGAGTGCAGCCGGGACGCTCTTCGCCACTACTCCCAGGAGAAAGCCGTCCACGTCGCGCTCGACGACCCGTCCCTCTGAGGCGGGTCGACGGCGCGTCCGATTCGAACGCCGAGCAGGATAGCTTATGAGGCAGGGGGCGAAACGCCGGTGTGATGGGAACGATACCAGGAGCCGACGCGTACGGCATCGACGTGTCGATCCCGGCGGCCGACGTCGACGAGTTGCTCGCGGTGACCCCCGCCGACGTCGAGGCCCCGGACGCGCTCTCTTTCTGCCGCAACGTCTTCGTCCCGCTGACGACCGCCTGCCGGTACACCTGTACGTACTGCACCTACTACGACCCGCCCGGGCAGGCGACCCTGCTCGACATGGACGAGATCCGGTCCATTCTCGAGACCGGCGTCGACGCCGGCTGCACGGAGGCGCTGTTCACCTTCGGCGACACGCCCGACGACCGCTACACCGAGATCCACGACCAGCTCGCCGAGTGGGGCTACGGCTCCATCCACGAGTACCTCCGGGCGGCCTGTGAACTCGCGCTCGACGTCGGGCTGCTCCCCCACTCGAATCCGGGTGACCTCACGGCCGAGCAACTGTCGACGGTCGCCGACGTCAACGCCAGCATGGGCGTGATGCTCGAGACGACCGCCGACGTCCAGGCCCACGGCGGTCCCCGCGCGAAGAACCCCGGCCAGCGACTCAACACGATCCGGGCGGCCGGCGAGGCCGGCGTCCTCTTCACCACCGGCCTCCTCGTCGGCATCGGCGAGGGATGGCGCGACCGCGCCGAGAGCCTGCTCGCCATCCGGGACCTTCACGAGCGCTACGGACACATCCAGGAGGTCATCGTTCAGAACGTCGTCCCCAACGAGCGCTGGAAGCAGGAAAGTCCCTCGGTCGAGACCATGCGCCGCGTCGTCGCGATGGCCCGCTACTGCCTGCCCGACGACGTCAGCGTCCAGGTGCCGCCG
Above is a genomic segment from Halorientalis sp. LT38 containing:
- a CDS encoding thiamine pyrophosphate-binding protein, which gives rise to MLINEAVIDRLVANGIDTVFGIPGKQTLPLNQAIGESDAIEFVVARHETAVTHQAWGYAETSDRMAATFVVPGPGDMNAMNGLKNALNDCTPLIHFAVETEPEIRGGDGIHETPPDTYDNVVKENILVERPSATASEVDRAVAIARTPPMGPVRIGIPKNFLKMDVPLSQARDYDTDCLESVADEDVEAATDLLADADAPLILAGGGVRSSGASDELRSLAERLGAPVVTTYKGKGVIPEDHPLSAGTLSGSATPELLAAIGDADAALGVGTDFDAVATRSWSVDVPERLVHVTLHPDDLGTGYDPAVAVIGDGGEAMRKIEDRLADDQEPADGEATAERLRSARDERIEPLLGEETPLTSVQVLRTARETIPREATVAVDAGGFRVWGLNTFESYGPDKYVNPGSWATMGTGLPSGIGAQQANPDEDVVVLTGDGGLMMCIHELHTAVAEDLPITVLVLNNNDYAIITEEAERTYDLDTGVYGWEDSPISFTALAESMGMRSLRAETGSDLEDRLSTALAADEPVLVEIPTDPREPQASEWMSE
- a CDS encoding acyl-CoA dehydrogenase family protein, producing the protein MLDYFGLEADLGAEERMIRDTAREFVDENVRPDIGEHWIEGTFPKDLIPEMGEMGFYAPNLEGYGSPNVSETAYGLLMQELEACDSGLRSMASVQGALVMYPIHAYGSEEQKEEWLPKLGSGEAVGCFGLTEPEHGSNPTAMETRAEEADGGYLLNGSKTWITNSPISDVAIVWARDRTDPDTPVRGFLVETDRDGVSTNKITEKLSLRASITGEIGLNDVFVPEENLLPGAEGMGGPLGCLTQARYGIAWGAIGAARDSFETARQYAKDRDQFGGPIGRFQIQQQKLAEMATQITLAQLLAHRLADLKERGEMRPQHVSMAKRNNVRMARDESRVAREMLGGNGITADYSPMRHMANLETVYTYEGTHDIHTLILGEDLTGFAAYE
- a CDS encoding CaiB/BaiF CoA transferase family protein encodes the protein MSEPNSTTGGPLDGVTVLDASRVLSGPFCTMQLGDLGAEVVKIERPDGGDQTRSWSPPEYGDSGEAAYYLSTNRNKRSLTLNLASEDGRDVFRDLAEKADVVVENFRVGKMAEWDLDYETLSAENPDLVYCSISGYGQDGPHKDRPAYDLIMQAEGGMMSITGEQGRPPVRVGVAIADIGAGMYAAQSILAALFHREFQDAGGQYIDVALFEAMVAWQTYMASYYFATGDPPGRMGSKHPTIAPYQAFPTTDGYIVVAVPSPNLWPRFCRAIDREDLVEDPRFETNDDRVTNREELDAILEAEFEEYSTAAAKERLDDHGVPASRVNDMADVFDHPQVLARGMRQQVDHPTADEVEMPGSPMNLGDTPTGIDRHPPLLGEHTEEILSEFGFDDETIARFHENGVV
- a CDS encoding IclR family transcriptional regulator, which encodes MKGGEQEGIKSNETLFQLIETLKQLDGAGVTELATRMDVSKSTIHRHLTTLEDHEYVIRDGQEFRLSLKFLEYGGYVRRTNEIAKQIRPRIEELADKTGELSAYVVEEHGQGVFVFRGIGDNAVGTDAGVGKRFHLHSLAAGKAMLAELSPERVDEIIETHGLPAYTDNTITEADELREELDAIRDRGFAVDRQEHLMGLHAVAAPVYGPNDELRGAFNVAGPSHRMKGDWFTEEIPELLLGTITEFQLDITYA
- a CDS encoding enoyl-CoA hydratase/isomerase family protein, producing MSILKTEDVTEEIRRLTLNRPDSLNALSRALLSRIAEEVRAADGEYRVLILEGAGDAFTAGADLDEEEGAGDLFQEITRAVREFEGIVIGKLHGWVIGGGFEWTLSFDLRYAHSDTTFKLTESEIGVTVTNASTLLLPLYVGAGTARELVYTSRELPAVEAEQHGLLAGVFDDADDLEDKVIDVATDIVENKSANALRLNKRAMDQAFPVEEVLKREELINEYCHDIEDMGW